The Deltaproteobacteria bacterium genome has a segment encoding these proteins:
- a CDS encoding nucleotidyltransferase family protein, with protein sequence MGALTSSCPKPLLAVAGRPIIVHILCGLAQAGVSEFVVVTGHLGEQIEAALGDGRQFGVGITYRRQAQAQGTARALLLVREVLRAGPFVLSWGDILVQPGFYGALLARFRRHPCEALLALNPVDDPWQGAAVYTAPAGRVTRITEKPPRGSSTTKWNNAGVFVFDPVILDYAARLRPSGRGEYELPQAIAAMVDDGRQVFGLAIAGYWSDVGTPADLQRAEVEFARVTRRTAEPPAGLP encoded by the coding sequence ATGGGGGCTCTGACCAGCTCGTGCCCCAAGCCGCTGCTGGCAGTGGCGGGGCGGCCGATAATCGTTCACATCCTATGCGGCCTGGCGCAGGCAGGCGTGAGCGAGTTCGTCGTTGTCACCGGCCATCTCGGCGAACAGATCGAAGCCGCGCTTGGCGACGGCCGCCAATTCGGGGTTGGCATCACCTACCGCCGGCAGGCCCAGGCGCAAGGCACGGCGCGCGCTCTGTTGTTGGTGCGCGAGGTCTTGCGAGCCGGCCCGTTCGTGTTGAGCTGGGGTGACATTCTGGTGCAACCCGGGTTCTACGGCGCGCTACTGGCGCGCTTTCGCCGACACCCGTGCGAGGCGCTGCTGGCGCTCAACCCGGTGGATGATCCGTGGCAAGGGGCGGCGGTCTACACCGCGCCCGCAGGCCGCGTCACCCGCATCACCGAAAAGCCGCCACGGGGCAGCTCGACAACCAAGTGGAACAACGCCGGCGTGTTCGTCTTCGATCCGGTCATACTCGACTACGCCGCCCGCCTGCGCCCGTCGGGCCGCGGCGAGTATGAATTGCCGCAAGCGATTGCGGCCATGGTTGATGATGGCCGCCAGGTGTTCGGCCTGGCGATAGCGGGCTACTGGAGCGACGTCGGTACGCCCGCGGACTTGCAGCGCGCCGAGGTCGAGTTTGCGCGCGTTACGCGGCGCACGGCGGAACCGCCGGCCGGGCTTCCTTAG
- a CDS encoding phosphotransferase family protein, protein MTAAELTARLAAFLAKQVGAAVEIDNLRRVPGGASRETWSFDACYQNDGVPVRRALILRRDPGAHAVQTSRREEFVLLQAAHACGVPVPQVFWLGDETESLAARFFIMERVEGETLARRLLRDEPYATARRVMTAQLGAILARIHQIDIAAPQLDFLPRPQPGESPAQAELERYEQIFRGLAPDPHPAFELAFRWLQQRLPAAARQTLVHGDYRIGNVIFGPEGTRSILDWELAHIGDPMEDLGWMCVRSWRFGSDDKPVGGIGQREEFFAAYDRAGGGAVDPERVRFWEVFGNLKWATITITQARTYLDGGVRSVELASLGRRTAEMELELLDLIEAP, encoded by the coding sequence ATGACTGCGGCAGAGTTAACAGCGCGGCTGGCAGCGTTCCTCGCCAAGCAGGTCGGCGCGGCGGTTGAGATCGACAACTTACGGCGCGTGCCCGGCGGGGCGTCGCGTGAAACCTGGTCGTTCGATGCTTGCTATCAAAACGACGGCGTGCCGGTGCGGCGGGCGCTGATCCTACGGCGTGATCCCGGCGCACACGCGGTGCAAACCAGCCGGCGCGAGGAATTCGTACTGCTGCAAGCGGCCCATGCTTGCGGGGTGCCGGTGCCGCAGGTGTTTTGGCTCGGTGACGAGACCGAATCTCTCGCTGCCCGCTTCTTCATCATGGAGCGCGTCGAGGGCGAAACCCTTGCCCGCCGCCTGCTGCGCGATGAGCCGTATGCCACCGCCCGGCGGGTAATGACCGCGCAACTGGGCGCTATTCTCGCCCGTATTCATCAGATCGACATAGCGGCGCCTCAGCTCGATTTCCTGCCGCGGCCGCAACCGGGCGAGTCGCCGGCGCAAGCCGAGCTGGAGCGCTACGAGCAGATCTTTCGCGGCCTGGCCCCCGATCCCCACCCCGCTTTCGAACTGGCCTTTCGCTGGTTGCAGCAGCGCTTGCCGGCGGCGGCCAGGCAGACGCTGGTGCACGGCGACTACCGCATCGGTAACGTCATCTTCGGCCCCGAAGGCACCCGCTCGATCCTCGATTGGGAGCTGGCGCATATCGGCGACCCGATGGAGGACCTCGGCTGGATGTGCGTGCGCTCGTGGCGCTTCGGCAGCGACGACAAACCGGTTGGCGGTATCGGCCAGCGCGAGGAGTTTTTCGCCGCCTACGATCGCGCCGGGGGGGGCGCGGTCGACCCCGAAAGGGTGCGTTTCTGGGAGGTGTTCGGAAATCTCAAGTGGGCTACGATCACAATTACCCAAGCCCGGACCTATCTCGACGGCGGCGTGCGCAGCGTCGAGCTCGCTAGCCTCGGCCGGCGCACGGCGGAGATGGAACTGGAGTTGTTGGATCTGATCGAGGCGCCCTAG
- the galK gene encoding galactokinase yields MPNSVEPDDARVAAMLARFAAVFGRPATALVRAPGRVNLLGEHTDYNGLPVLPMAIDHSVLVAAAPADDATIRLHNLDPAYSPRQYELADSLRPFEGGDWGNYHKAAVQGLRRSARGALRRGGDFLLEGNIPAGAGLSSSSAVVVASALAVLAVNEITMPFPELAELLPQAERYVGTLSGGMDQAISLLAVAGHALRIDFFPLRVRPVRLPPGYRFVVCHSLVSAEKSGGARRAYNLRVVECRLGARVCEVALRPALPRALNTLGDLARLFPSRSLPEFLPALEAYLPRRQLTLSEVAHIIGSSPEQLREDCRITADLGDQFAVLARLRHVLSEADRVERAEPLLAAADAAGFGALMDASHASCRDDYEISCPAVEELVAVAKESGALGARVTGAGFGGCVVALVEAEAAGGFLELVDRRFYRPRLGHKHRPAAQRFVYHACPGAWCRRL; encoded by the coding sequence GTGCCGAATTCCGTCGAGCCCGACGACGCCCGCGTGGCCGCCATGCTCGCCCGCTTCGCCGCCGTCTTCGGCCGGCCTGCGACCGCGTTGGTGCGTGCGCCCGGCCGCGTCAACCTGCTCGGTGAGCACACCGACTACAACGGTTTGCCGGTATTGCCGATGGCCATCGATCACAGCGTGTTAGTTGCGGCGGCTCCGGCGGACGATGCGACCATCCGCTTGCACAATCTCGATCCGGCTTATTCGCCGCGCCAATACGAGCTGGCTGACAGCCTGCGCCCGTTCGAGGGCGGCGACTGGGGCAACTACCATAAAGCGGCGGTGCAGGGGCTGCGCCGCAGTGCTCGTGGGGCGTTGCGGCGCGGCGGGGATTTCTTGCTCGAGGGCAACATCCCCGCCGGTGCCGGGCTCTCCTCCTCATCGGCCGTGGTGGTGGCCAGTGCCCTGGCAGTGCTGGCAGTCAACGAGATAACCATGCCGTTCCCGGAGCTAGCCGAGCTGCTGCCGCAGGCCGAGCGCTACGTCGGCACGCTCAGCGGCGGTATGGATCAAGCCATCAGTCTGCTGGCGGTGGCCGGCCATGCGTTGCGCATCGACTTCTTCCCGCTGCGAGTGCGGCCGGTGCGGCTGCCGCCGGGCTACCGCTTCGTCGTCTGCCACAGTCTGGTAAGCGCCGAGAAGTCGGGCGGCGCGCGGCGGGCCTACAACCTGCGGGTGGTCGAATGCCGCTTGGGCGCGCGCGTGTGCGAGGTGGCGCTGCGGCCGGCGCTCCCGCGCGCGCTCAATACCCTGGGCGACCTGGCGCGGCTGTTCCCGAGCCGTTCACTGCCGGAGTTCCTGCCGGCGCTCGAAGCCTACCTGCCGCGCCGGCAGCTCACACTGAGTGAAGTGGCACACATCATCGGCAGCAGCCCGGAGCAACTGCGCGAAGACTGCCGCATCACCGCCGATCTCGGTGATCAGTTCGCCGTGCTGGCGCGCTTGCGCCACGTGCTTTCCGAGGCCGACCGGGTCGAGCGCGCCGAGCCGTTGCTGGCGGCCGCTGATGCCGCCGGCTTTGGTGCGCTGATGGATGCCTCGCATGCCAGCTGCCGCGATGACTACGAGATCAGCTGCCCGGCAGTTGAAGAGCTGGTCGCGGTCGCCAAGGAGTCCGGTGCGCTGGGAGCACGGGTGACGGGCGCCGGTTTCGGCGGCTGCGTGGTGGCACTGGTGGAAGCCGAAGCCGCCGGCGGCTTCCTCGAACTGGTGGACCGGCGCTTCTACCGGCCGCGCCTGGGCCACAAGCACCGGCCGGCAGCGCAGCGCTTCGTTTACCACGCTTGCCCGGGAGCGTGGTGCCGCCGGCTGTAA